The region TGGCAAGGTCATGTCCGACGCATTCGTACTGCAGCGGCTCGCCGCGCTGCGTGACCCGCACAGCATCATCGTCGAGGAGGCCCCCTCCAGCCGTGGGGCGATGCATGATCGCTTGCCGATCCTGCACAAGGATACCTTCTATACCACCGCCAGCGGCGGGTTGGGGCATGGCCTGCCCGCTGCAGTTGGCATGGCGATGGCGCGCCCGGACGAGAAGGTCATCGCCGTGCTCGGAGATGGTTCTGCCATGTACGCGATCCAGGGATTGCATGCCGCGGTGCAGCATGGCCTTTCGGTCAGTTTCATCATCATCAAGAACAACCGCTACGAAGCACTACATCATTTCGGACATCACTTCGGGATGCAGGAACTTGTCGGGACCAGGTTTCCGGAACTGGACTTCTGCAAGATCGCCGAAGGCCATGGGCTTTCGGCGCGTAGAGCCGATGATCCTGCGTCGCTTGATGCGGCGCTTGCATGGTCGCTGGCTTCAAGGGAGCCCACGCTTGTCGAGGCGGTCGTCCCATGAACCTGCGCCTGACAGACCTGATTGACGACAGGCCTGATGAAGGCGTGTTCCGGGTCAACCGTGCAATCTTTACCGAACAGCGCGTGTTTGATGCCGAGATCCACCGGTTGTTCGAAGGTGGCTGGATTTTCCTCGGCCTTGAAAGCCAGGCCGGTGAGGCACACGACTTCTTCACAACCTACGCTGGACGTGTGCCGATACTGGTCCAACGGGATGGCGAAGGCATCCTGCGAGGCTTCATCAACTCCTGTCCCCACAAGGGAGCACGCCTTGCGCAGGTCCGACAGGGCAACGCGCGCCTGCATGTCTGCCCCTACCATAGCTGGTCCTTCGACAGCGCGGGCAGGAACAGAGCAGTGAAATGGATGGGGGCCGGGTGTTACGCGCAGGCTTTCGATCAAGACGATCACGGACTTGCGCATTTGCCGCAGTTTGCCAACTACCGTGGTTTCCTGTTTGGCAGTCTGGCGGCTGACGTCCCGCCTCTGGCGGACTACCTTGGCGAAGCGGCCAAGTTGCTCGACCTCGTTGCGGACCAGAGCGCGGATGGCGTGGAACTCGTACCCGGTCAGGTTACCTTTACCTTCGAGGCCAACTGGAAGCTGCAACTGGAGAATTGTTCAGACGCTTATCATTTCACGTCTGCTCATCCGTCCTACATCCGGGTTCTGGAGCGACGGCAGAAGGAATTGAGTGCCGACGTGGTCGCTTCCGTCTGGGAAAACAGCGATTACTGGAAAGAGGATACGCAGGGCATCGGCGGTGGCAGTTTCAGCTTTGCCAATGGTCACGTGCTGAACTGGGGTGTGTTTGGCGTGACGCCGGCCATACCCTTGTATGAACGGGCGGAAGCGCTTGCTGCGCAGCATGGCGAGGCAAAGCGCGACTGGATGTTCAACATGCGCAACCTCACGATCTTTCCGAACCTGCAGATCGCAGAGAATGCTTCTAGTCAGCTGCGCGTGATACGTCCGCTCGGGCCGGGGCTTACGGAAATGCGAACCTGGTGCATCGCACCGAAAGGGGAGAGTGATGCAGCCAGGCGTCAGCGCATTCGTCAGTACGAGGACTTCTTCAATCCCACTGGCATGGCCACGCCGGACGACACGGTATCGTACGAGAACTGCCAGATCGGCTTTGCTGCCGAAATCGAGCCATGGCTCCAGGGTTATGCACGAGGGATGACCGCGTCTGCCGCAGGGGGAAATCGCTTCTCGGACAGAATTGATCTCTATCCCGAACGCAGTGTGCTGGCGGATTCCCAGCTGTGCGACGAGACGCTGTATCACAGCTACTATCGCACGTGGGCAAAGCGCATGAGCGCGGAGTTTGCAGGGTGACGCCGGCAATTACGCGCAAGGAGGCCGAGGGACTTCTGTATCTGGAGGCCTTGCTGATCGATACAGGGCGCTTCGACGAGTGGCTGGACCTGTTTACTGCAGACGTGGAATTCTGGATGCCCGCGTGGCGTGATGAGACAACCCCAACCTCTGACCCGGATCGCGAGTTATCGCTGATCTACTACAAGGGGCGCCGCAACCTTGAGGATCGGGTCATGCGGCTTACGTCCGGTTTGTCGACTGCTTCCTCACCCTTGCCGCGCGTGGTTCACCAAGTCACGAACGTCCTGTTGTCAGGCGCGGGCGAGGGATGGGCCGAGGTGTCCGCAGCCTTTACCTGCCACCGCCATGACGTGCGGATGAACCGTTCGGACTGCTTCTTCGGACGTTACGAATACCGGCTGGTCAATTCCGACGGACCGTGGCGGATCGCGCGCAAGAAGATCTTTCTTCTCAACGACACGATCCCCACCGTGGTCGATATCAACGCCGTTTGATCAGGCGAGGACTTCCGCAACCGGAACGTAATCATACCCGAGTTCGCGGGCGACCGCTTCATAGGTCACTTTGCCTTCGTGAACATTGAGGCCCTCGGCAAGGTTGGGGTCGGCCTTCAACGCTGCCTTCCAGCCCATGTTGGCAATACGCAGCGCGTGGGGCAGGGTGACGTTGTTTAACGCGTAGGTGCTGGTGCGTGCGACAGCGCCCGGCATGTTCGCGACGCAATAATGAACGACCCCGTCGACGATGTAGGTCGGTTCGGCATGGGTGGTGGCCTTTGAGGTTTCGAAGCAGCCGCCCTGATCGATTGCGACGTCCACCAGCACGGCGCCCGGCTTCATGGTTGACAGCATGTCACGCGTGACGAGCTTCGGCGCGGCGGCCCCGGGGATCAGCACGGCGCCGATGACCAGATCGGCATCGGCAATGAGAGAGGCAAGTGCTGCCTTGCCTGAATAGAGCGTGCGGGCGCGGCCTTCGAAGTGGTTGTCGAGGCGCTCAAGCACGTCAGGATCGCGATCAAGGATGGTGACGTCGGCGCCAAGGCCTACGGCCATTTGCGCCGCGTTGAAGCCGACAACGCCGCCGCCAATCACCACGACCTTTCCAGGCAGCACCCCGGGGACGCCGCCGAGTAGTACGCCGCGCCCGCCATTGGCTTTTTCCAGAGCTGTCGCGCCTGCCTGAATGGCCATGCGGCCAGCAACCTGGCTCATCGGCTTGAGAAGGGGAGGGTGTTGCCCAAGCCCGTCACCGTCTCATAGGCAATGGCCGTCACGCCGGACTTCACAAGGTCCGCAGTCTGCTCGGGATCGGGAGCGAGGTGGAGATAGGTGTAGAGAATCTGGCCCTTGCGCAGCATTGCCCGTTCAACCGCCTGCGGTTCCTTGACCTTCACGATCATCTCGCAGCCGTCGAACACGGTCCTGGCGTCGGCCTTGATCAGTGCGCCCGCAGCTTCATAGTCCGCATCGTTGGCCCCAATGCCGTTGCCTGCGCCGGTTTCCACCCACACTTCGTGCCCATGAGCAGCCAATTCCCGAACGCTCTCAGGCGTCAGGCCGACGCGATATTCGTGGTTCTTGATTTCCTTGACGGTGCCGACGCGCATTGGATCGTTCCCCTGAAACAGGTCTATTCAATGCTGGAAGAGTATCGCGGCGCAGGCGGCAGTTCTTGCCTATTTTTCACGTTGAACACGCTTCAGATGGTGATATTTTCGGCGAAGTACAGAATTATTGGGAAATTTGCCTTTGGATCGTGCAGATCTCGCCCTGCTTGAAGCTCTACAGAACGACTCGTCCTTGTCCGTGTCGGACCTTGCCGAGAAGGTGGCGCTGTCCTCATCCGCCTGCCATCGTCGCATCAAGGCGCTGGAGCAGAGCGGCGTAATTGCGCGTTACGGCGCGGTTGTGGATCCCCGCGCTCTTGGCCTGTCGGTTGAAGTGTTCGTGGAGATTACACTGACCAGCCAGAGCCGCGAGGCAATGGACCGCTTCGAACGCTCGGTCTGCGATTTCGACGAAATTCTCGAATGCCACCTGATGTCCGGTTCGGCGGACTATATCTTGCGCGTGGCGGCAAAAGATCTGGAGCAATACGATTGGGTGCACCGCGAGTGCCTTGCTCGCCTGCCCGGTGTCTCTGCGATGAGATCCAGCTTTTCCCTGCGCCGGATAAAGCAGATGCGGGGATATCCTGTCAGGATTGGCGGACTCAGGAGTGGCGCAGCCCCTTGATCTCGCTTTCGCTGATGGTCTTGACCAACAGCACGAACGAATGCGCTGCAATGCGTTCGATCTGCGGCATCCGGGGTTCGAACGGCTTGTCGTGCCCAGCGAAGATGGTCATTCCCTCCATGGATCCGGAAATGAAAAGCGCCACCGTTTCCCGGCTGGCCTCATCCAGATCTGGACGCATTTCGGCGATGATCTCGAGAAGCGGCGCGCGCGCACGGACGTAGAGCTCCTGAATGCGTTCAAGGACGAACGTGTCGTGGTTCGACAGCGCCCAAAGCTCCGGAAAGAAATTGGTCGTCTTCTTCGATCGGATGTCGTCCAGGATAAGATTGCAAACCCGGCGCAGCCGTTCCTCTGCCGGTACGCCCGGCATGTGTACGATCTCGACGAACTCGACTTCGTAGCTGCGGATCACGGCTTCGAGCAGCTCCCGAACCAGGTCTTCGCGGCTTCTGTAGTGGTATGTCAGGTTGCCGAACTTCATGCCGCTAGCAGCCGCGACTCGGCGCATCGACATGGCCCGGTATCCCTCTTCGATCAGGATCGATAGCGCCGTGCGAAGAATGTGTTCGCGCGTTTCATGACCCTTGACGTAGCCACCTTCACGCTCCGGCATGACCATGTCCGTCACGTACTTCGGCGCATCATCAGCCTGATTCATCACAATAACCCTTCATCCTATTCACATCATATCGCCGCTTCGAAAACCTGTCATAAGCTAAATTTAGGTCACTTGACAGATTTGTTGCTCCTCTGAGACTATGGTCCCCAGCCGATGAGCAAGTTCGGCGGACAAGGGAGTGCCGGCATGAGAATTGTTGGGTTGACCATGGCTTTCACTCTGGCGATCAGTGCGGTCGCCGGGGCTGCTGCAGCTAACCCCGGCAAAGAGACATCTCCGTTTCCCAAGGCGCTGCCGGAAGAGCCCATTCCTTCAATCCAGAGTTTGCCAGCAGCCTGGCCCGCAGCATGGGTGCTGATCCACGACTTCCATTTCAGCTCGATCGTCGATGGTCGGGTGATGCTCGTGGACACTACGTCCGAAGACCAGCCTCTGAAGGGAATCGTGCGCGCTGCGCAGTTCGCCAACATGCTCGTCTCTCCTCGGCGCGGAGAGGTCTTGACGGCAGAGACCTTTTACTCGCGCTTGACGCGTGGTGATCGGACAGATGCGATTACCATTTGGGACATGGCCACGCTTCAGCCGAAAGGTGAAATTGTGTTGCCGGGCGGTAAGCGCCAGCAGTCAGTCACCTACCCACAGCTGTTCCAGTTCACCAATGCGGACAAGTGGGCACTTGTCGCAAATTTCACGCCTGCTCAGTCGGTTAGCGTTGTCGACCTCGACTCGCGGAAAGTACTGGCGGAGGTCGATCTGCCCGGCTGCGCGCAGATCTACCCCACCGGTGAGCGTGGGTTTTCAAGTTTCTGCGCTGATGGCTCTATCCTGAGCGTGGCCCTTGGGGCCGATGGGCAGGCGGTGTCCTCCAAGACCGTCGAGAAAGTCCAGGATATCGACAACCAGCCGCTGTTCAGCACTCCGGCATGGGTCGGGCGCACGGCTTGGTTTGTCAGCTATCGGGGGCAGATCAAGGCGTTCGATTTTTCAGGAGATGTTGCGCGCCCGCTGGGCGGCTCCTTCAACATCGGGACCGCCGAAGGTGGCGCGCCGGAATGGCGGCCGGGCGGCTGGCAAGTGATCGCAGCCGATGGCACGGGCAAGCTGTTTGTCCTGATGAGCCCCAATGGCCGCGAGGGTAGCCACAAGGATGGCGGGACCGAAGTCTGGGCCGTCGATACCGCGTCCAAGGCGCGTGTGGCCCGCATTCCCCTGCGCGCAATGGCCTCGGCGATTACGCTGACAAAGGAAAGCAAACCGCAACTTGTCGTCGCTCGCGGTGACGGAGTGATCGATATTCACGATGCCGCAACCGGCGCATTTGTGCGCTCACTTGGCACTGCAGGTGGTGCCAACCCCATCCTGATCACGGCGCCCTGACATGGCTCCGGTCATAATCTTTCTCGCGATGCTGCTTGCCGGGTCCGCCGTGCACAAGGCAGTGTCTCACCGGCGAATGGCCATCGCAGCGGCACGATTGGTCGGCATGCCCTCGCATGGGCAGCTGTTCTTGATCATCGCGGGCACGCTCGAGGCTGCTGCTGCCCTGTGCCTGCTTGCCGCGCCACTTCAGAGGACTGGGGCATTGCTGGGCTCGGTCATATGGCTGGCTTATGCAGCCACGCTCTTGCTGCGTCGTGGACAGAGCTTCGATTGCGGTTGCGATCTTGTGGCCCGTGAAAAGCCGATCGACTGGCCCGCAATTGCTCGTCCCGCGGTGCTCGCCCTGCTTGCCGTTATTGCTTCCACCCTGCCGGCGGCGCCGATCGGACTTGACGCTCCCTTCGCTGCCGCCGGCCTTTTGGCGCTTTATCTCGCAGCTTCTGAACTGCTTGCCGTTCCCCATCCACGCTGGAGGAAATCGTGATGCTGACGTCCCAGATTCTCTTGTGGACCGCTGTGGTCGTGCAGGCCTTGTTGATCGCAGCCCTCGCTCGTCAGGTTGGTATCCTCCACGAACGCATTGCCCCAGCTGGTGCGTTGACGCTGCACCAGAAGGTAGAGGTCGGAGAAGTCGCCAGTCCGATGACCGTCACCACGATCGAGGGTGCGCCCATCGAGATCGGCGGCAAGCGGGAAGGGCGCAGCCAATTGCTGTTCTTCGCCTCGCCTGACTGCCCCGTGTGTAAGACCCTGCTACCTGTAGTCCGATCCGCGGCGAATGCCGAAGCCGATTGGCTTGACATTGTCGTCGCTGGGGATGGAACCAAAGCCGAATACCAGCGACTGCGTGACAATCATGGTCTCGATCGCGTGCCGATGGTCCTTTCCGAAGCGCTTGGCAGGGCATTTGGCGTCTCCAAGCTGCCTTATGCAGTCCTTCTGGACGAAAATGGCCGCGTTGCCTCGCTCGGTCTCGTCAACAGCCGCGAGCATCTGGAAAGCCTGTTCGAGGCGAAGGAGCGCGGCGTTGCCTCGATCCAGGAATTTCTCGCACGCCGGAAGGAGGCCTGATCAATGGCTGGCTTCGACAAGTGGACTGAGCGCCTGACCCGCACAATTGCGCGCGGAACATCGCGACGCAGCACTCTCGCCTGGCTGGGGGCGACGATTACCGGTGCGGCAGTGTTTCCGGTCCTGCCGGTCGCTCGCGCGGCAAGCGGATCATCACATGGCGGTGGCGGCAAGCACGCACCCATCTCATCGGGCAATCCGCAGGACCCGGGTGATCAGTCTTCGTGCGATTACTGGCGCTACTGCGCGATCGACGGGTTCTTGTGTTCGTGCTGCGGCGGGACTGTCAGTTCCTGCCCTCCCGGCACCGAGATGTCGCCGATTACGTGGATCGGCACGTGCACCAATCCGGCCGACAACCGCGCCTACGTGATCAGCTACAACGATTGCTGCGGCATTTCCTCGTGCGGACAGTGCTTGTGCAACCGTAACGAAGGGGACCGCCCACAAGTCCGACCGCAATCGAACAACGACTACAATTGGTGCCTGGGCACGGAAAGCAGCATCTACAACTGCTCGACCGCAGTGATCGTCGGCGTGGCGTTGGACGCACCGAAATGAGGGGGCTTGTCGGACTGATCCCGGTCATGGCGATGGCGGCACTGGCGCTGCCCGCCACGGCTGCCACCGACGGCGCGGCAGTGTTTCAGCGTTGCGCGGCGTGCCACACCAAGACTGGTGCGGGCGTGCCTGGTGCTTACCCCCCGCTCGGCGCCGATTTCCGGGCCTTGGCGGTCAAGCCGGCAGGGCGGCGCTATCTTGCGCTTGCAGTGCTGCGCGGTCTCTCAGGCCCGATCACGGTCGAGGGGAAACCCTATCGCGGTGTCATGCCTGCTCAAGTGCTGGACGATGCTGCGGTCGCGGCGGTGCTCAACCATATCGGTACGCAGGTGGCAAAGACAGGGCCGAAGTTCGCGCTGTTCACCGACAAGGAGGTCGCTGCGCATCGCCAATCCGGCGCTTCGCTCTCGGCAGCTGATGTCGCGAAGCTTCATGCAGGAGCCGGTGGCAAATGAAGCGCCTCGCACTCGCTCTGGCCGCCGTCCTCGTTGTGCTTGCAGCGGGTGTCGGCGTCGAGGCGGGTGAGCCGGGAATGCGTGGCGTCAGCAATCCGCAGCAGGCGCGGATCGATTACATGTTGAAGTGCCAAGGGTGCCATCGCCCCGATGGTGGCGGCGATGATCGCTCCAATCCGCCAATGAAGAATATTGTCGCCCGATTTCTGAAGGTGCCCGGCGGCCGAGAATTTCTCGGTAGGGTGCCGGGTGTCTCGACCGTCGATCTCGACGACGTGCGCTTGGCAAATCTCTTGAACTGGACGCTCTACACTTACGACCCGGCGCACATGCCTGCCGATTTCAGGCCCTACACGGCTCAGGAAATCGGCAGGCTGCGGCGCCACCCCCTGAGGCTGGAAAGAGCGCCGATGAGGGCGCGGCTTGTCGCGGGGTTCGAGCAGGAAAGAACACAAACGCAATCACCCTGAACTTGGGAGCAAAG is a window of Novosphingobium sp. THN1 DNA encoding:
- a CDS encoding MauE/DoxX family redox-associated membrane protein codes for the protein MAPVIIFLAMLLAGSAVHKAVSHRRMAIAAARLVGMPSHGQLFLIIAGTLEAAAALCLLAAPLQRTGALLGSVIWLAYAATLLLRRGQSFDCGCDLVAREKPIDWPAIARPAVLALLAVIASTLPAAPIGLDAPFAAAGLLALYLAASELLAVPHPRWRKS
- a CDS encoding SRPBCC family protein, whose protein sequence is MNLRLTDLIDDRPDEGVFRVNRAIFTEQRVFDAEIHRLFEGGWIFLGLESQAGEAHDFFTTYAGRVPILVQRDGEGILRGFINSCPHKGARLAQVRQGNARLHVCPYHSWSFDSAGRNRAVKWMGAGCYAQAFDQDDHGLAHLPQFANYRGFLFGSLAADVPPLADYLGEAAKLLDLVADQSADGVELVPGQVTFTFEANWKLQLENCSDAYHFTSAHPSYIRVLERRQKELSADVVASVWENSDYWKEDTQGIGGGSFSFANGHVLNWGVFGVTPAIPLYERAEALAAQHGEAKRDWMFNMRNLTIFPNLQIAENASSQLRVIRPLGPGLTEMRTWCIAPKGESDAARRQRIRQYEDFFNPTGMATPDDTVSYENCQIGFAAEIEPWLQGYARGMTASAAGGNRFSDRIDLYPERSVLADSQLCDETLYHSYYRTWAKRMSAEFAG
- a CDS encoding amine dehydrogenase large subunit → MSKFGGQGSAGMRIVGLTMAFTLAISAVAGAAAANPGKETSPFPKALPEEPIPSIQSLPAAWPAAWVLIHDFHFSSIVDGRVMLVDTTSEDQPLKGIVRAAQFANMLVSPRRGEVLTAETFYSRLTRGDRTDAITIWDMATLQPKGEIVLPGGKRQQSVTYPQLFQFTNADKWALVANFTPAQSVSVVDLDSRKVLAEVDLPGCAQIYPTGERGFSSFCADGSILSVALGADGQAVSSKTVEKVQDIDNQPLFSTPAWVGRTAWFVSYRGQIKAFDFSGDVARPLGGSFNIGTAEGGAPEWRPGGWQVIAADGTGKLFVLMSPNGREGSHKDGGTEVWAVDTASKARVARIPLRAMASAITLTKESKPQLVVARGDGVIDIHDAATGAFVRSLGTAGGANPILITAP
- a CDS encoding cytochrome C, translated to MKRLALALAAVLVVLAAGVGVEAGEPGMRGVSNPQQARIDYMLKCQGCHRPDGGGDDRSNPPMKNIVARFLKVPGGREFLGRVPGVSTVDLDDVRLANLLNWTLYTYDPAHMPADFRPYTAQEIGRLRRHPLRLERAPMRARLVAGFEQERTQTQSP
- a CDS encoding cytochrome c, coding for MRGLVGLIPVMAMAALALPATAATDGAAVFQRCAACHTKTGAGVPGAYPPLGADFRALAVKPAGRRYLALAVLRGLSGPITVEGKPYRGVMPAQVLDDAAVAAVLNHIGTQVAKTGPKFALFTDKEVAAHRQSGASLSAADVAKLHAGAGGK
- a CDS encoding thioredoxin fold domain-containing protein — encoded protein: MLTSQILLWTAVVVQALLIAALARQVGILHERIAPAGALTLHQKVEVGEVASPMTVTTIEGAPIEIGGKREGRSQLLFFASPDCPVCKTLLPVVRSAANAEADWLDIVVAGDGTKAEYQRLRDNHGLDRVPMVLSEALGRAFGVSKLPYAVLLDENGRVASLGLVNSREHLESLFEAKERGVASIQEFLARRKEA
- a CDS encoding aromatic-ring-hydroxylating dioxygenase subunit beta, coding for MTPAITRKEAEGLLYLEALLIDTGRFDEWLDLFTADVEFWMPAWRDETTPTSDPDRELSLIYYKGRRNLEDRVMRLTSGLSTASSPLPRVVHQVTNVLLSGAGEGWAEVSAAFTCHRHDVRMNRSDCFFGRYEYRLVNSDGPWRIARKKIFLLNDTIPTVVDINAV
- a CDS encoding Lrp/AsnC family transcriptional regulator, with amino-acid sequence MDRADLALLEALQNDSSLSVSDLAEKVALSSSACHRRIKALEQSGVIARYGAVVDPRALGLSVEVFVEITLTSQSREAMDRFERSVCDFDEILECHLMSGSADYILRVAAKDLEQYDWVHRECLARLPGVSAMRSSFSLRRIKQMRGYPVRIGGLRSGAAP
- a CDS encoding methylamine dehydrogenase light chain, whose product is MAGFDKWTERLTRTIARGTSRRSTLAWLGATITGAAVFPVLPVARAASGSSHGGGGKHAPISSGNPQDPGDQSSCDYWRYCAIDGFLCSCCGGTVSSCPPGTEMSPITWIGTCTNPADNRAYVISYNDCCGISSCGQCLCNRNEGDRPQVRPQSNNDYNWCLGTESSIYNCSTAVIVGVALDAPK
- a CDS encoding TetR/AcrR family transcriptional regulator; amino-acid sequence: MVMPEREGGYVKGHETREHILRTALSILIEEGYRAMSMRRVAAASGMKFGNLTYHYRSREDLVRELLEAVIRSYEVEFVEIVHMPGVPAEERLRRVCNLILDDIRSKKTTNFFPELWALSNHDTFVLERIQELYVRARAPLLEIIAEMRPDLDEASRETVALFISGSMEGMTIFAGHDKPFEPRMPQIERIAAHSFVLLVKTISESEIKGLRHS